A segment of the Labrus bergylta chromosome 11, fLabBer1.1, whole genome shotgun sequence genome:
GAgaataaagtgttttaaatacttttaaagGTCATCTCAACCCCCCCTCCTGAAATGAACAGTGGTAGTAAGCAGTGAAATGGAGTCTGTGGTGgagtctgaatttaaaaaaagagggcaTGACTACTGGACCTACATACCCGCATTTTTCTTAATGTGTTGAGAAAGGCCTTAAGGCAACACTCGGGGAATAGCCGGgctcatctctcctctccctgtgCTCTTGCTGTCTCTCTGTCCATCAGCTGTGTTATCCTCTCACAGTGCCTGCTTTCACTTTTTGCAGCCTGTCACCACCTAGTAAAAGAGATCTTTATCATTCCAGAGAGGCTTGCAGTCCGCCACCACCGGCTCTCAGGTACACTTTACCCCCATTGGGTTTAAGTCACCTGAGGAAAAATATACAAAGGGCAGCCCAAGGTCGCACTAATGTCTTACATGTCTTCTTATCCCCCAAATGTGCAGATGACGGTGTGGAGGGGAAGAGGGAGTCAGGCGGCCCGGCTCAGGACTCTAAGGAATACTGTGCTTCAGATAAGGACATAGTGGAGGTGGTGAGGACAGAGTATGTGTACACACGGCCTCCACCCTGGTCTGATGTTCTGCCCACCATCCACATCATCACCCCGACGTACAGTCGCCCGGTGCAGAAGGCGGAGCTGACGCGGTTGGCGAACACGTTCCTCCATGTTCCCAACCTGCACTGGATCCTAGTCGAGGACTCGCAAAGGAGGACGCCACTCGTGACGCGACTTCTCCGAGAAACTGGGCTTAACTACACCCACCTCAATGTAGAGACACCCAGGAACTATAAGCTGCGGGGGGACACTCGGGATCCTAGAATCCCCCGGGGCACTATGCAGAGGAATCTGGCCCTGCGATGGCTGAGGGAGACCTTCAACGCCAACAGCAGCCAGGCTGGGATCGTCTACTTTGCTGACGACGACAACACGTACAGCCTGGAGCTGTTTGAAGAGGTCAGAGCTGGTGTCACACGTTAAACCCTGCTGATAATGTACTGCTGTTCATTTCATGCATTTTTACAAACTTATAAAATGGGTGGAAAAGGTCTAGAAAATAGGCTCAATGACAGCAGGGCTTGATCtgacaacatgttttaaaatgtggtgCAGGACTAGAGAGTGCAAGTTTGCAGGTCGAGACAACAGCAAATGATGGATAGCATGAACTTGAAGTTGAATTACTAATGAACCTGCTGTAGAAAATGATTCTTGCAAGAGGCATTTTGcttatgcaaaaaaataaaaaaataaacaagaatagATGATAAAACTACAGTCATGttctacagagagagagagagagagatagagagagagagagagagagacatagtaCGAGAAGGTGGAAGGTGGACTTGCTAATGCGCAGTCTACAGTGTGCAATTACTCTGACCCACTCTTCACAAACCCATGATATTTTCTGATGAGCTGACTCAAACCCATTGTCGGTGAATAAGTAAATAAACAGACAACAATGACCACAAAgatcctttttcattttcacattacATCTGTGGTAAGTTATTACAATTTTGAAATCTATTATATTCAAAGAGAATTACGTATTATGTTTGTAGTAGGCCACTGCTGTTAAGTTTATGggattattacatttaaactgCACGTCTGTATAATGTTCGTAGTTTATTGCGCTCGTGGGCTGTTATTAAACCTCCTTCATTTGTAATTTAATCAGATGCAGAGTAACTACAAAGAATGTCCTGCTCAATTCCTTGTCATAACACAATCACCTCATTCTTAACTCTTATCTACAAAGGTAACTAGCTTCAAGCATAACTCCAATGCATTAGCATCAGGCTCTGTCTAACATAAGAACCAAACCCTACAGTTTGGAACTCACAGGTTTTGCTTCCAACTTCACACTTCACATTTTCTTCTATTCTCAAGGTCCAATCCATCTTCAGAAGCGTCACCACTGATGTAAACTTGAGTTCCATGTGCACAGTTAGTAATTCAGGTGACCTGGGAGATTTCTCAATTCTCAGCAGAAACAGGGAGGCATGCCAGTTTATCATGTTCAGAAAATTTGAAAGCTGCGCAGCCATTTGGCTGTAGAGGAGAGCTTTGGATTGATCCGGAAAAACTAAAACTGGCGAGCCCTCAGCAACATATTACATCCAGTCATTTTGTGCACAGCTCAAGttaaaactcctgcacaatACTGTTTTTCAATACTGTTTATGTAGGCTAAGTTCCTTCTTTTGGAATATGATTGAATCGATGTCTTCGTAcacaagtcaactttattttttttaaataattattatacTTTTCAGTTGATCCATTcctgcttaaaggctttatatgtgattttctgatccagcagatgtcgaccttgagcaccagcatgaaaccaaaacaacttgcgctgcattgttgtgttagcatgctaatgctagtgatctttattatgctggtatcttcacactgcatgtaaatttacctgaaatgagtgtgatctagaaacacagttaagcagtgagtacagtatgttattcttcttttctctagtccctcaattaaactacttttatacacgaggggaggagtcagccggccgtcctgacgatgtaaacaaactgaagataggactctgaaaactctgaaaacatcacagacagtgggactcgggtgttacaccattgtagacagtcatgactcacagagttattttcagaggatatacttgatttatattacatttaagtgtgaaaaatcacatatagaGACTTTAAGCGTAATACATGATATTCAGCACTTGCTAACCATAGTTCACAGACATTTTGTCTAGTCTAAGGAGGGTCAACAAAAAATATCTCTGATACTttaagcgttttttttttagctctatACAAGCAGACCTCCAGGGATGGAGAGCTTGTAGAGAGAAGTTTGGGCATGTAATCAGTACATCTCAGGCCATCCATCTTGACATCAGTTGAATTACCTGAGCAGACACGGTCTAGGTCCTCTGAGTATTAGCCTCCAGTCTTGTTAGTAATGCAGACGGGGTCTGTAGTAAATGGAGCGCCGGGTATTGACGAGGCCTGTCATTACCTTTCTCTGGGAATCAGCCGAAGTGCTCCGTCTCCCTCAGAGGCCCTCCATCACCTCCAGCAGGCCTATTTATGGGCCAAAGACATGGCCCTGAGTGAAGAGGAGATGAGGGGGTAGAAATGGAATTGGAAAGATAAACATAGAAAAACAATTAAGGAGAAAGAGAATGTGACAGCAGATAGATAGAAAGCAAGAGTTGACTTCAACTACAGTAAAACAATATGACATTCTTATACTTCCGCAAATGATAGTAGTTAAAATTACCCTTCTATAGTCGAGACAGGGTTGAAAATGTGATGTTCTGCCGGAGGTGTTTATAGCACAATAAACAACTTTGGTAATCCAAAGCtgctttttttagttttgagcAAAAATCTCAAATTCAAAATCACTGGGAACAACCAAATTatcagcaaattaaaaaaatgctcAAATCCTTTCAAATCTCTTAACTGTTTAAAAGTTTAAGTGAGGTAAGACCATAGACCTTGAACAACTGTTTTGTTATGCTTGGAATAAAGCCCAGGTTtgtttatacagtatatgtacaACAAGTGAgtgtttaaaagaagaagacataAACCATTGACATGATAGTTTGtggttcaaacacacacaagactgGATGTAAGACGTCGAGATTGCACCAGatgaaaatgtcaacagttCTTTTGAGTGCAGATGAAGCACAGAGCTGCATGCGTGACGCTTTATTTCCTCAGAGTGACACAGAGACAGTCGACCTCAGAGCAGGTAAAACAATACGCtgcaacagcaaaaaaaaatctaactgcAATTATTGTTCTTTCTTATCGGTGGTATAGATAATTTGGTGTAATAAATTGTTAATGGAGGTATGTATTAACACCAGCAGTGTGGAGTATAAAGTATATAAAGTAATTCTATCACAGTTTGTAGCTCATACTGGTTTTCGGTGTAATAAAAATTCAAAACGTtcataaaaaatgaatttttcACAGATTAAGTAGAAAGAAATTGACGAGTTATGTGGCTTTATATGGAAAGTTTGTTTCCATCCCAAACCACAAAGTTATTGACTTGTTGGCATGTTCTATTTGTAACCAACAGCACAACCAGCACACTGTTCGCAAACGCATCCTTTAAGAATAACTATCAGCAGGAGAAAGAAGGGGGACATGTTATTAGAATGTCTACTTTAGTGTCTGCTTCAAATGTAAGAACATATAAATATTCTAACGATTTTGCATTTGCTTACACCCCAGAAATCACTGAGAAACAATTATCAGAATGCAAAATATCACAATTCTATCATTATTTAAGCTACTCAGTTTACATGAaactaataaaacaaaatactgcTGAACTTTGTTGCCCAATTTGTGGCACTTCCCTACATGTGGGTAGTGCAGGAACTAGAGCTATTTGACCTGGGCGGATATACCCTCCAGATCCTGCAGGCAGAacacttttttacttttccatAGTGTGTATTGGAAATGAATGAGTCTCTtgacattacccacaatgcattgcttTGTGCTTCCTTTTGATCTTTGATTGTATATATGTCTATGAGGGAAGAACACATTTGACAAAGCAGGTTGGTTAGTGGTATCAGTTATTGCATGGgaacaaaaaaagatacatacacacaaacctttaggTTAAAGCGGCACCTCTGCATAATGTACAGAGGCAATTCTGGAGTCCCGAGGAGCCCGAGGCAAACATTCACAGGGGGCCCCTCCAAACAGCATCCCCATTATGTCATACATAATGTGACACCAACTGATTTTTTTAGTGGAAGTGTCTTTCCCCCATATTTAGGGCTAGACAAGCATCATTCAGGTATTTACTACTATATGAGTGAGTGCTGTCTGATGGGGCCACTTAGgggggtttcctactgtcattgcaaactttgcacattttgagccactgctgtgttttaaagttcATCAGCCCTTGGGGGGTCCCCTACTGGCCTGaagccccaagcagttgcctgccttgcctgctGAAAAACAGTGCCTCTGATCATGAAGCATAttttattgagaaaaaaaaaatccaagtgTTGATAAAGGAAATCATAAAGGGATAATCAGAACATAACTCTCAGCGTACATGTAGGGCCAATGAAAGATAGAAAACAAACgttaagagaaaataaaacattggatCCTGTGTGTTAAATTATAGCAGCACGctcacatggacacacacatagaagCACTCAATATCTTCCACCAATTAAGCCCAGAGCTCATTAAGTCCCAACAATCCTGCCAAATCTTATCAAGACACCCAGCACAGTTGCTTTCCCTACAGCTCAAATCAACTGATTCCCTTAAGCCCCCCCCGGCCAGCCTCATGCTGTTTACACCCTGATAGTCTCTGATCCCCCTGAACTGACCACACAGCAGCCCATCAGATCACACACCAATCTAGCACAGCATCCCAAATGCAAGGAGGATTTGAATGTGATTAACACAAACCCAAAAACCATGCTTCAAGATTCTCACATGTACAAACCAGCTTGCATACAGACATGCTCTGCAGACAAGCGCTGTCATTTATCTTAATCAAGCCACTATACATGCATTTGCCCCTTCATTTGAAATAGCCCCTGCAGTATCATTATTTCTGCTGCATTGAGTTTGAGTTCCCTCATTGTAAAAAAATTTACCTTTTATTGCTGCAGCACCCCCATGCTAGAACTGCATAGACtcacagagaggcagacaaaGAAAAGGGCGGCAACATCGTTTGATGatggaagattaaaaaaaactaaacttagAGGAGGATGGCAGTGCTCTTGTGTGGAGAATCTCCTCAGCCAACTAGCGGCTTGAGCCACTTGTTCTAATTGCCTGGCTCCTTCAAAGACTCTTGGAACTGTCCACGTTTACTCTCTTAAAAGATGGCTGCATCTAATTAGCTCAGTGTATGGCAGCTGTGGTACAATGTGTGGGATCTGCCCTCGTTTCTGTGTGTCAGCTGCTCATAGCACAATAGCTTGGTGAATGTTCACCGTCATTGGGTCGCCTTCATAGTCTAGTCCTGTGAAGgctagtcctcatcgcagcagtTGTGGGTTAAAATCTGATCTCgaccttttgctgcatgttatccctcactctctcttcccaaaatttcctctctttttctgctgtcctatccaatgaaggccaaataataattaaaaaatgatcagAATGAATGATAGCAGCAACTCTAATGACTGCGCCTCCGCTGTCAAGATGGCAGCTAAATGCTCAAGTACTGTGTCTCACTGTCATGTACTCTTCTTATTCAGTTGACtaatttcctcttttctctcctccatctcttctcTTGACGTTTCCTCTTGCTAGATGAGAACGACTCGGAAAGTTTCCGTGTGGCCTGTGGCATTTGTGGGCGGCTTGCGGTACGAGTCCCCCAAGGTCAATGCAGCTGGAAAGGTGTACGGCTGGAAGACAGTTTTCGACCCGCATAGGCCCTTTGCAATCGACATGGCTGGCTTCGCTATCAACTTAAGGCTCATCCTCTTCAAGCCACAAGCCTATTTTAAGCTCCGGGGGGTAAAGGGAGGCTACCAGGAGAGTAGTTTACTTCGGGAACTCGTCACACTCAACGACCTGGAGCCTAAAGCAGCCAATTGCACTAAGGTAATTTCTTTCTTCTAATTGACTTGAACACTCAGTAGTTAAGGGGTTTTTGTGgatggaaaaaaatgatttgaatgtGTCAAATCTTAGCCaaatggtgtaaaaaaaaaaaacaatcaaaaactgCCAATTTATCTATGTACGAGGTCAAGTCCTGCATTCTAATCCTATTAGAGTAACAGTGCAAaagtgtcataaaaaaaatctacctgatataatttaaagtaaaagtgTTTGTTCTACAGTCAAATGGAAACCGATTGATCATTTTGCACAACTAATAACTTCTTAATATAATATTTGGTCATTGTACGGTGGTTCCCAACTTTGGGCTCCTTCAAAATATCAACAGATAAATCTGAGAGCTTGTGAGATGATTAATGATGTAGAAATGAAGTTAATTTTCTTCCCAGCACACATTATTGACACATTAAAAAGGGCTCCACGACCCATTTTcaggtcccgacccaccagttgagaaccactgctgaCAGAGGTCACAGGTGGGAGCAACGTTCAAATTAAACTATTAATTAAATTGTATTGGTTTATCATGGGTTTGATCATGAAATCTTAATAAGAGTAGGTATAACCAAAACAAGAATAAACTTTattactgtgttactgtataactttatgtttatgttatcATCGCTGTTCAAAGCATTCTGAAAAGTTGTGGTCAGTGGTGGCCTGTTGGAGTGGGACTGAGGGTGGTTTGGGTGGTGGGATGAGTGAAGGAGACAAGAGGATGTGGGGAGGGATGAATGGCtttctattttgtattttgtgcaTCAAGATAATGtaataaaacatatataaaaaagtgtctaactttaaaatgtagagTTGGATAGAGAGGCATAAAACTTCTTTTCACTTCTGGTCATAGTAAACTTGTAACCTGCAAAGCCATGTGCTGTATATTTTCACAGTGCTATATTCAGGCAGCAAACTAGACATTATAGCAGATGGGTATATTCTGTGTCAGACTGACATAAAAAAACTTTGTAGCTTCAGTCTATCAACCTTATTCCTCTTCCAGCCATAATACCAGTAAAACcaaacacattatttttcatgaatacataaacaaagtcaaataaattGATCATTCTGTATAATATCAACTTTGCAAAAGACACAATGCATTTTATTATAGGCAGTTTCTGAACCTCAGAAATACAGGAATTATGTAAACTTGGGACACATTTCTGGTtacttaaatgtatttttgttatgtctttgttttgagagagctgctgttttaaaatgttcagaatTTTGCTTTATCCTCATAATGGGTGTGCTTAAAAACACTAGGTATTGATCATTTTAACCCTTACAAAAAAGCAAATGAAAGCAAATTTCCCCAAAAACTGTCTTAACTATTGCTTCATAGGAAGACCAAATGATGTTATAAGGGGGAAATAGATTTAATATGATCTTGCAACATTCCATATCAGTTAatacaaaatggtaaatgttttcttgttgGCTTATCCGGACAGGTTGATCATGTTGGTTTATAAGCTAAACATGCTTCTTTAAGGTCCCTGAGCTTCTATAAATgaacatatttcatttattgAGGCTGCTGTTTTGCACATCCTCCCTTAAGTTTCTTTTCACCTTCTTCTgcaatatctttatttaaaaaaaaaaggatgaacaCAGGATGATTATGTTGCGGTGACAATGTCAATAAGTGCAAACTTGTTGCTGAGAGGTTTAGTATCATTGATTATATTTCTTGCACTGCCCACTCAAACTCTTCCACACAGTAACATGTTTGAGAAAGAGcttgtgagcagcagcagcagcagcgttctTCTCCATGCCCGTCCTGCTTACAGCTCTTGGTCTGGGTCACATCTCTTAAGCCTCTCTGGGCAAGAGGAGTCAGCCAGAGGGCTTTAGCTCGCCAGTATCCATCCTGCGATCACCtccacagaggcacacacacaaagagagaaagatggacaCCGAGAGACACTTTCAGCCAGCTTTCTCTCCTGCTACCTCCCAGCCATTCACAAGGGTAAATGAAAAGAGGGGATTCAGGGAAcggctgagagagggggggatgtCAAACTGATTACAGATGAGCGAGGGGATGGACAGAAGGGcgggagggaaggaggaagaaaaaatggAAAGTCGTGCGTGGGCATTTCTCTTCCTTATAATCTAACACTTCAGATGCGAGCGTGACTATtaacctccccctccccccaaatACACCTGAGCAAAGAGGGAGTGGGCTCTTGGCACATCTCAAACATGCCCGATGCATAATTCATGGCCGCTGCCACGGTGAGATGAAAGGGGACGAGTTCCAACACAGAGAGGAGCGGGGGGGAAATGagcttgacattttttttctttccccccacCCCTCTTCTCCTTGCCATCCTATCCCTGGATGTTTTCTCTGGTCCGAGGGAGGGGGGGCAAATTAACCCAGTCTGACGGCTCGGTAACACACTATCATATACTAAGGAGagctgtgcaaaaaaaactaaagtgcCTCtgcaaaaagggaaaaaaaagctcataCTGTGTGTCGAAGCCTTTTGAATCACCTGTCATTTGAAAATTAGCCATCATCCCATGGTCTGCACAAGACTTTACACAGGCTGTGACATCTTTGTAAGATAGCACACTCGTGGTTCCTCTTCACTCCCCTCTAATGCTGGGTCCATGCTCAAGTAGCTctttacacacagacaggtcCGTTTGGAGCTATAACTAGAATTGACTGTTTTGAAGAACTTGAGGCAGAGAGTGCTCTGAATGAGTGCATTAAGGGAACAGCATGTTACTAATGCTGCTGTCATTTGTGTTTCCCTTTTCTCACAAGATACTCGTTTGGCACACAAGAACGGAGAAACCTGTGCTCGTGAACGAGGGGAAGAAAGGATTCACAGACCCCAATGTGGAGATTTGACCCTTTCCTCCCGGACCAGGGTAATTATTCTCTGTCACATACAACATTAACCCTCATtgttctttaaaggctttatatgtgattttttgatccagcagatgtcgcccttgagcaccagcatgaaaccaaaacaactcacactgcattgttgtgttagcatgctaatgctagcgatctttattatgctcgtatcgtcacactgcatgtaaatttacctaaaatgagcgtgatctagaaacacagttaagcagtgagtacagtatgttattcttcttttctctagtccctcaattaaactacttttatacacgaggggaggagtcagctggtcgtccgggcgatgtaaacaaactgaagataggactctgaaaact
Coding sequences within it:
- the b3gat1a gene encoding galactosylgalactosylxylosylprotein 3-beta-glucuronosyltransferase 1 isoform X1 encodes the protein MPKRRDILAIVLIVLPWTLLITVWHQSAIAPLLAIRKACHHLVKEIFIIPERLAVRHHRLSDDGVEGKRESGGPAQDSKEYCASDKDIVEVVRTEYVYTRPPPWSDVLPTIHIITPTYSRPVQKAELTRLANTFLHVPNLHWILVEDSQRRTPLVTRLLRETGLNYTHLNVETPRNYKLRGDTRDPRIPRGTMQRNLALRWLRETFNANSSQAGIVYFADDDNTYSLELFEEMRTTRKVSVWPVAFVGGLRYESPKVNAAGKVYGWKTVFDPHRPFAIDMAGFAINLRLILFKPQAYFKLRGVKGGYQESSLLRELVTLNDLEPKAANCTKILVWHTRTEKPVLVNEGKKGFTDPNVEI
- the b3gat1a gene encoding galactosylgalactosylxylosylprotein 3-beta-glucuronosyltransferase 1 isoform X2, which translates into the protein MPKRRDILAIVLIVLPWTLLITVWHQSAIAPLLAIRKERLAVRHHRLSDDGVEGKRESGGPAQDSKEYCASDKDIVEVVRTEYVYTRPPPWSDVLPTIHIITPTYSRPVQKAELTRLANTFLHVPNLHWILVEDSQRRTPLVTRLLRETGLNYTHLNVETPRNYKLRGDTRDPRIPRGTMQRNLALRWLRETFNANSSQAGIVYFADDDNTYSLELFEEMRTTRKVSVWPVAFVGGLRYESPKVNAAGKVYGWKTVFDPHRPFAIDMAGFAINLRLILFKPQAYFKLRGVKGGYQESSLLRELVTLNDLEPKAANCTKILVWHTRTEKPVLVNEGKKGFTDPNVEI
- the b3gat1a gene encoding galactosylgalactosylxylosylprotein 3-beta-glucuronosyltransferase 1 isoform X3; translation: MPKRRDILAIVLIVLPWTLLITVWHQSAIAPLLAIRKDDGVEGKRESGGPAQDSKEYCASDKDIVEVVRTEYVYTRPPPWSDVLPTIHIITPTYSRPVQKAELTRLANTFLHVPNLHWILVEDSQRRTPLVTRLLRETGLNYTHLNVETPRNYKLRGDTRDPRIPRGTMQRNLALRWLRETFNANSSQAGIVYFADDDNTYSLELFEEMRTTRKVSVWPVAFVGGLRYESPKVNAAGKVYGWKTVFDPHRPFAIDMAGFAINLRLILFKPQAYFKLRGVKGGYQESSLLRELVTLNDLEPKAANCTKILVWHTRTEKPVLVNEGKKGFTDPNVEI